GGCTACCGCGCGTGGAGAGCCACCTGCGCGAGCTGTGCTTCTTCATCGACCCCGTCGCGGGCCAGGCGGTGCTGccgggcgacggggaggcaCGCATGAGCATGACCTTTACGACCGACGTCGCGCGATacgtggcgctggcgctcgagCTGCCCAGATGGCCGCGGGTGCtgaccacggcggcgagcaccaTCTCGTTGAACGagctcgtccgtctcgccgAGGTGAACCTGGGACGGAAACTCAACGTGCGCTACCAGCCCGTCGAGAAACTCCGCAGCCACGAGAGCATCGACTTGCCCACCAACGTGGACATTGCTAAGCGCTTCCCTAAGCGCTTCCCCGGTGGGCTCGATCAGCTGCGCGCGCTGATTGCGGACCTCGAAGCGGGCGTGGCCCTCGGCGCGTATGACTTGGACAAGCTCGAGGGTCACTTGGACCTTGTCAGTGCATTCGAGGGCAAGACACAACCGCCCAAGAGGATTgaggccatgatggcggagGCGTGGAAGCACGAGGCGTAGTCGCTTACAAAAAAGTTGATTCAGCTCGTCACTTTGGTCACGTTCAGATTATTCAGtaaaaaaaaaggggggacATTCACAAGAAGAGCGTCTGAATTTATCGCTGCTCAATGCTAAAGGGGAGTAACTCTGCGCACACGAGGCTAGACCGTCCGACTATCCAGCTTGATCACCGCGCCGTCCATGCTCTCGTCTCCCCTCCATGAACTAAACTTGCGCGACGGGAGCTTCTGCTCAAACATGCGGTCAATCTCCGAGGGCGTCCGGCCCTTCATCTCCGGGATCAGCCAAAACGACGCGACGAAGCTGACGGCGCACAGCCCCGCGAAGACAAACGCAGTCTTAGCCTTGAGGTCACCCTGGTCCGGATTGTAGATGTAGGGCAGCGCGAAGCCGAAgatcgcggcggccacgcctGCCGTCAGCCAGCCGACGCCCTGAGCCCGAgctcgcagctgcagcgacgaggcctccgcgccgacggcgtacGAGGCGGGCCAGACACTGAGCCCGGCGACCGTGATGGCGAGGATCATGGTCGCGGCCGAATACCTGTTCGCGTAGCACAGCATCAGCATATTGCCTTTTTCGTTAGGGAAACAAGGGGCAAGGGTTGGAATtggaaaggggaggggggctccAAATATTACCACATGGAAATGGTGCCGGGCCagatgccggcgacgcccatggcCCCCCAGAGGATCGTCAGGATGGCCAGGCTGTACATGGTCAAGTTCCTGCGCCCGACTCTCGACATGATGTAAATGCTGCACACGTTGGCCAGCACGCCACACACGATGCCCAGGATGAGGACCAGGACGCTCAGGGTCGACGACATGCCGAGGACCTGGACAAAGTAGCTCGCCTTGGACAGCAGCGTCAAGCCAAACATCTGCGGCAGCACGCCCGCAAACATGACGATCACGGTGCGCCTGCGGTTGGCCCCCTTGAAGCAGTCGCGGTaggtcgcgcgcgcgctcttGCGTTCCTCTTCAATGTTTCGCCGGATCGCGGCAATGGTCTCCTCGGTCGgtacgtcgtcgtggccgtcgagccggcgctgggcgcggcgcgcctcgtcgagcaagCCCCTGCGGACCAGGTAGGTCGGGCTCTCGGGGATGGCGTaggagagcagcagcgggatGGCGGAGAAGACCCACTGGGTGCCGAAGCAGATGGTGTACCCGTTGGGGAGGTTGAGGCAGCcgaagatgacggcggcgccgatgagctgcccgaggagggTGAAGACGGGGAACAAGGCGAGCAGGGGCCCGCGCAGGCTCGGGGGCGCAATCTCGGACATGTACGTCTGCGTCGTGGTCATGACCatgccgatggcgccgccctggaagcccttgccggcgaggaagacgccgcggcggccgttgatGTCGGCGGGATGGCTGGAGACGAAggagatggcgacgccgacggcgcagagcAAGGACCCCAGGGCGAgcgacgcccgtcgcccgcgccagtCCTGGAACCAGCCCCCGGCTATGGCCCCGATGATGGACGCGCCGGGGCTGGCAAAGGTCCAGAGCCCGAGCCATAGCGATGGCAGAATCCACTTGCCGTCGGGGAGCTGCTCGCCAAAGTCACGCCTATATACAGGGGGTTCACACGCAGAGGtggtcaggtcaggtcacTTGCTCTAGTTGTGTCTTATCGCTGCGGGATCTCGTACACATGGGGTAGGAGAAGGAACAacagacgaggacgagggcgaggacgaggactaGGACGACTCACTGGAAGCTGGGCATGGCAGACGTGGTGCCGACAATGGCATAGTCGTAGCCGTACATGAGGATGGCAAAGGTCAGGCCGACGCAGTAGAGAACGACCCTGGGCCACTTCTTGATGGactgcagcagcgtcaggTCCTTGTTCGGAtccgtctcgacgacggcgacggcggtggcggtcgtCTTGTTCGTCTCATCCTCACGGGGCAACGACTGCTCGCCGGTCATCGTCGCGTCGAGCGGATAGTCTGTCATGGCTTAAGTCAAGACCGCCTCCCAATGATGATTTGCGACCGCGTGGCAAAACAAAGGTCGCAGTCCCTCCTTTACAATGGATGGAGAAGTCGGCGCGCACCGCACGCAGCATGTGTTGTTTCTCATAATTAAGTTgcctcggcgcgccgccaagcgaGTTGCAACGTAAGGGGAGGCCTTCTGGTCTCTGCCTCGCCACCAATCAATCAATCCGTCAATGCCTCCACTGGCATCGACAACAGGACTGGAGGGGATGGAGAGAGACTTGGtgtcgcccgcgcgcgcttTGGCGGGATTGGCGTCCGTCCGCGGCGCGTCAAGGTCCGTGAGGGGTATGTTGCGGGCGATCGTCAAAGTCGATAGACATGATGGACCGGCCGAGgcacgccaacgacgccTCCATTATTTCATGCAGCCAGGCTCAATCGCACTCGCAGCCACCCATtcacgatgatgatggtgatgatgatgataatgaGGCAGGGGTCTTGGATCACAACCTCCAGCAGGGTGCTATTAAGCAGCGTACATACGTGCCGTACGCCTGCGCGCAGCGTGGCTTGAAGCTCGCCTCTGCACCTCCATCAACAAAGCGGCCTAGGGTCTAGACGGATTGATCCACGTTGATGAACATtggctgctcctgctgctacGCGGTCGGCCCCCCGCGATGTgaccagcagctccgccCGCCAAGGAACGTAGCAACATGAACGTCTGTGCGGTCCAtatcgaggaggagacgtCGACCATTTGCGAGAGTATATACAGTATATACGAAGTAGTGCTACCGTCTGTTACGGAGCACCCTGGTGGAATGACTCGATGGACATACATAGTATTCACGACAAGGAAaaaggccctcgagggcccCCCGTCAGCAACCCCCCTCACGCGGGGTCAAGACCGCCCGGCTCGTGGGCCCCGATGTGGACAAGAGCGTCCTGATTTGACTTGGGTTGTCGACGCCACCCGGGGAAGAATATCCAAAAAAGCCTGCTCCTCCCCTTGTCACGCGGGCTCTTTCTTGCAGCTTCTCCTCTCTCTGCCCAGCCATCACAGGCATTGAGGCAAAATTCCCGAGGCTCAActcaaccaccacctcctccaccaccaccattatcatcgacatcgtcgccgccgccgccgccgccctcgtcggggTGCCTCGTCGCGTACGAGCCAGCTGACTGACCAAACAACCTTCAACGCCACACCGAGACCATACAGCCACCACAAATTCCACAATAtaaacgcacgcacgcacattCGCACGTAGACGTATGTAGATCGCGCCgtcctgtctgcctgccctcACATACTCCGCACCCCATAatgctcgccggcgtccaAGCGCACCTCGGCCGCACCTCGACGgtcgcgctggccgcgctgctgcccaccgcggccgtcgccgtccccgtcgtctACCTGGTCTACCTCAACGGGCGCATCCGCTCTTCCACGACGTCCCGCGCCGGGCGTCGCAGCAGCTCTCGCCAGCACGGGAATCACCAGGAACAGCAGGAGCGGCGTGAGGGATCAGCGGCATCCGAGACGCGGGCGCCTGCGGACCCGAGGTCGCTCCCCGGCCACGTCAGGTCCGACGATGGTTCGCAGTGGGTCGTCTCGtacgagcgcgtcgtctcCAAACCCATCCCCGCGTCCTCCCTCTCGCgtcctcccaccaccaccacggcagCAGacgacccggcggcggcgacgggacaagaggagcagcagcagcaacggccgTCCCCGCTGCTGAGAGCCTACATCCGCGCGGCGCACGTCGCCTTCAGCTGGACGCCGCAGGCCCTGCTGATGCGCGCCATGATCAAGGAGCCGTCCCTCAAGCGCTCCTTCGACAGGGACTGgatcgacgcgctcgactTTGTCCCCGGCGACATGGTCAACGGCGTGTACAGAGCCTCCCATTACAGCAAGGAGGCCGGGTCCGTGTCGGAAAGGTCGGAGCTGCTCATCGAGGTCCCCGCGTCGTACAAGGGCCCGCCCGTCAAGGGCCTGCTCGTGGCCGCGATTGagcctgctgccgcctcgagcacgtcggacgaggaggacgaggaggccgtcgtcttcgtcaacgAGACGTGGATGtggcgaggcgtcgacgagccgcccaCTCTGCTGGAGTCGCCCTTGGGCGGGTGGTTTCACGGCAAGCTGGCCGGGTGGCTCATCCTCAAGGGGCTCAGCACGGTGGTGGCCGGCCGCAAAGATAAGGCAAGCTGATCAAGGCCATTCCCTCGATGCTGAGCCAGACTTCGTCGTTGCGCGCAATTTTATTAAGCGGCATTCGAGCCCCCAGGTGCTGGCAGAGGCGGCCCCAAGGCCCAGATCCTTTTGGCTGGCTGCGCCTGATATCCCAAAACTCTACTCCTTGTACATAATGACACGCCTTGTAATATACCCACCGAGTTCGGGTTCTACAGCATACCCCCCTCTGCGTATATCAACACCAGACCGCCGCAGCAAAGTACAGCTCTGGGACCACATCATGGCGACGCATCGAATCTGCCTGCGCGTTGACTAGTCCGCTCCTTCGTACAAGCATCGTTTTGCACTCGCTCTGGTTGGCAGTTATCGTCGAGTCCCCAaggctcctcgagctggaaAACCAGATAATGCATCGGCAAAAGCAAGGGAGATAAGCATTTTGTCAGAGAAACACAGACTTGAGCGTTGCTGCAGATGCATTCCAAATGCGAGCTTAAAATAATATCCCGCGTCTTACACTTGACCTCGGAGAGAAGCGGAGTGTCAGGTACGGCCGCCGCAATAGACTGCACTCCACGTCTCATACCCCATGGACCATGAAGCTTCATGTTACGAGCGAGCGACCCGGATCGCACGTGTACGTAGTTGACCCGTCACGCTCACACGTGGATGAAACCCGGCATGGTCCGTCCTTCAAACCTTCTGGTAGACATTGACGATAAAGGCCCGGCGCCCTGGAGCTTCCGGGTTCTGCCGCGCGCAAAACGGCCTAGGCCGCTGGACCTGTCCTTGTTCTGTCGTGGGTATATTGCGCCCTGTAGTACGTGGACTTGGTTGCTGcgcacgatgacgacgacgacgacgacgacgacgacaacactTGGAAGTGACAGCTCAGCCACCAGGTACAGGTAGTGAGAAGTTTGGTGGAGTGAGGCTCCAGTCCAGCACCGTCTTTGATGCTACCCACCCTCTTCATCGCCCACGGGAAAATACCCGTCCGTTGATAGGACGAGGATCATGCTTGCCTTCAACCTTTCTGGTTCCCCCAATTGCGTGCGTTTTGGACGTTTTGGCCTCTCCTGTATTATATGGGCCGCAACAACCCCGGCTGTTTTACATTGTTATCATCATTGGGGGCGGCCCGGGGGGGTCAACTGGTGGGTGTCTGGTCTGGTTCTCGCTGTCCGGGCCTGAAACGCCTTAGACGGCGGTGGCCGCAGCTGGTAAAACAAACAAATTTAGCAGCAACGCGAATCCACAATGCCTTGTATATTGACGTATGGCGTGCGCGCGAAGGCCCAGTGCCCTTGCTTGTATGCGGAAATGTCTTTTAGCAGCACTGAGCAAAGGAAGGCAGAAAAAAACACACACCAAGCAACACACGAGGTGAACGCTCTCCAGTCTTTTTTGTTGCGATCACCCAAGTATGTCACCACAGGTTGTCCGCACCATCGCGAGCCTTGCAGAGTCGAAATGACGGTAGTGACTGCACCCCCTGAGACAAACAGGGGCACCATCATGGTTGGTTTCGTGGAGTTAAAATCAAACGAAAATACTCAAAACCCATCCGGCTCGATTCGATCCGCCGAGGCATGATCGTTTGTTGGCGTGCAGCAACCTCTCGCGGTTGATTTGATGTCAACGCTAATGTCCCACCAGACCCGGGCCGCCAACAAGTTGACACGAATTGGATTCGAACCAAGAGATGTCTGAATGCCACGCGCCTTTTTCTTTGGTTGTCACTCTTACTGCGTAAATAGCTCACCTGCTGCATGTGTCTGGTGCAACACAGGATTAACACGTCGAATGTCCACTTAGTTGACAATACACGTCGCATTCAATGTGCGGTCTGGACTGGAGCTTGTCCACCGATCCAGCTGGTCTGGACCAGACTGACGCTCTACGTGTAGTAGCAACTTGTTGAGACGTGCTATAgcggcgggcctcgacgcaACGTCAATATTGTGCTCCGGCCGTAGATCGCCCTGGTATCTCACATTTGATGATGACGCTGCGGGCTTGTCTCCGAACCTCGACACACCGCCCATCTTGATTGCGTCATTAAGCAAAATGTTGTTGTAAGCGCAGAGACAGTGTCGCTTCTTCACGGCTTAGTTACTCAGCTCGATGAGCACCTCCAGTGTTGCGTTCACGGTCAAGCAGGGTTCCACGACAGGATTCCGCGGATGCAGCTCATCGTCATATCGATCGAGCTATCACAGAGACAGGACAAGATAGCACAGGTACTGCGTCCCGATGGCTTGGCGGCATACAGCACATCGGCCCTGCTGATGGTAGTGGTGGCTACGAGAAAAGGCAAGGATCCCA
This sequence is a window from Purpureocillium takamizusanense chromosome 8, complete sequence. Protein-coding genes within it:
- a CDS encoding uncharacterized protein (COG:S~EggNog:ENOG503NVSW) translates to MSVVAVAGGLGDMGSLITKALFDTGKHEVYVMTRKLPQDRSERTSPVTGNRYLPFLETDYSSEEALAEQLAKHNVSVVICAFSLHNDSAADAQVRLIRAADRTPSVRRFLPSEFNVDYDLGDEVLPYPDKRLHLAARRALEATTMLEYAYVYPGMFMDYFGLPRVESHLRELCFFIDPVAGQAVLPGDGEARMSMTFTTDVARYVALALELPRWPRVLTTAASTISLNELVRLAEVNLGRKLNVRYQPVEKLRSHESIDLPTNVDIAKRFPKRFPGGLDQLRALIADLEAGVALGAYDLDKLEGHLDLVSAFEGKTQPPKRIEAMMAEAWKHEA
- a CDS encoding uncharacterized protein (COG:U~EggNog:ENOG503NV0K~TransMembrane:12 (i53-76o96-120i132-151o163-186i198-219o225-248i314-337o349-369i381-399o405-424i445-466o478-496i)) gives rise to the protein MTDYPLDATMTGEQSLPREDETNKTTATAVAVVETDPNKDLTLLQSIKKWPRVVLYCVGLTFAILMYGYDYAIVGTTSAMPSFQRDFGEQLPDGKWILPSLWLGLWTFASPGASIIGAIAGGWFQDWRGRRASLALGSLLCAVGVAISFVSSHPADINGRRGVFLAGKGFQGGAIGMVMTTTQTYMSEIAPPSLRGPLLALFPVFTLLGQLIGAAVIFGCLNLPNGYTICFGTQWVFSAIPLLLSYAIPESPTYLVRRGLLDEARRAQRRLDGHDDVPTEETIAAIRRNIEEERKSARATYRDCFKGANRRRTVIVMFAGVLPQMFGLTLLSKASYFVQVLGMSSTLSVLVLILGIVCGVLANVCSIYIMSRVGRRNLTMYSLAILTILWGAMGVAGIWPGTISMWYSAATMILAITVAGLSVWPASYAVGAEASSLQLRARAQGVGWLTAGVAAAIFGFALPYIYNPDQGDLKAKTAFVFAGLCAVSFVASFWLIPEMKGRTPSEIDRMFEQKLPSRKFSSWRGDESMDGAVIKLDSRTV
- a CDS encoding uncharacterized protein (TransMembrane:1 (o15-36i)~EggNog:ENOG503P7Y5): MLAGVQAHLGRTSTVALAALLPTAAVAVPVVYLVYLNGRIRSSTTSRAGRRSSSRQHGNHQEQQERREGSAASETRAPADPRSLPGHVRSDDGSQWVVSYERVVSKPIPASSLSRPPTTTTAADDPAAATGQEEQQQQRPSPLLRAYIRAAHVAFSWTPQALLMRAMIKEPSLKRSFDRDWIDALDFVPGDMVNGVYRASHYSKEAGSVSERSELLIEVPASYKGPPVKGLLVAAIEPAAASSTSDEEDEEAVVFVNETWMWRGVDEPPTLLESPLGGWFHGKLAGWLILKGLSTVVAGRKDKAS